A genomic segment from Dasania marina DSM 21967 encodes:
- a CDS encoding MarR family winged helix-turn-helix transcriptional regulator codes for MKRKSKQHSTYKPASKDFDYSQSPFYWLMQLSNRYTQQMEKKLKKVGLNITGWRVGMILHIHGSLSVTEITTHAGARMPTITKLVYKMRDQGLVTIRPSEGDGRVSIVAITEEGTAIIESAIKDTSKLYDSAYEGLTISEVKNVNKALRTILTNISND; via the coding sequence ATGAAGAGAAAATCTAAACAACATAGTACCTATAAACCGGCTAGTAAAGATTTCGACTATAGCCAATCCCCCTTCTATTGGTTGATGCAGTTGAGCAATCGCTACACACAGCAAATGGAAAAAAAGCTTAAAAAGGTTGGATTGAATATTACTGGCTGGCGAGTAGGCATGATTCTTCATATACATGGATCATTAAGCGTAACCGAAATCACAACTCATGCAGGTGCTCGAATGCCAACGATCACAAAACTGGTGTATAAAATGCGGGACCAAGGACTTGTTACGATAAGGCCCTCTGAAGGTGATGGCAGGGTTTCAATCGTTGCCATAACTGAAGAAGGCACTGCCATAATTGAATCTGCTATTAAGGACACCTCAAAATTATACGACTCTGCTTATGAAGGGCTAACCATCAGCGAAGTTAAGAACGTAAACAAAGCACTGAGAACAATCTTGACAAATATTTCTAATGACTGA
- a CDS encoding amidase, which produces MVVFIDKFCLGGPGPRVAIKDSIDVEGRVTTCGSAAYEHHPAASQHAEVVANVIEAGGELVGKTTMHELAFGMSGVNAWAGTPTNTHYPEYIPGGSSSGSAVAVANGDADFSIGTDTGGSIRVPAACCGVYGFKPTFGRVSRKGVMPKESELDCVGPMAASAGMIITAMRMMDPSFIKVSGLKVFKLGLVKADVDAGVKSVFEQAIAKLNFELECVELPLMSAAYEAALSLINAEAWNAYGGLLNTGSIGNDVSARLLAAKNVTSEELDAAKQIRSSFDEDVNSAFRNVDFLIMPTLPSFPLKLDDAISGAVDLNISRLVRPFNLSGHPAITIPIQRSGGHPVSIQLIAKKWNDEELCEAAKIIDGVIN; this is translated from the coding sequence ATGGTAGTTTTCATAGATAAATTTTGTCTAGGCGGTCCTGGGCCTAGGGTGGCTATTAAGGACTCTATTGATGTTGAGGGGAGGGTCACTACGTGCGGTAGTGCGGCTTATGAGCATCATCCAGCGGCTAGTCAACATGCCGAAGTGGTCGCTAATGTGATAGAGGCTGGAGGTGAGCTTGTTGGCAAGACCACTATGCATGAGCTTGCCTTTGGTATGAGTGGTGTCAATGCGTGGGCAGGTACACCGACTAATACGCACTACCCGGAGTATATACCCGGTGGATCATCAAGTGGGTCGGCAGTGGCCGTTGCGAATGGCGATGCGGACTTCTCTATAGGGACTGATACCGGGGGGTCGATTCGAGTACCTGCGGCGTGCTGTGGTGTTTATGGCTTCAAACCGACATTTGGTCGGGTGAGTCGTAAAGGTGTGATGCCAAAAGAAAGCGAATTAGATTGTGTCGGGCCCATGGCTGCTAGCGCAGGCATGATCATTACTGCAATGAGAATGATGGATCCCAGTTTTATCAAGGTTTCAGGGTTGAAGGTGTTTAAATTGGGCTTAGTCAAAGCCGATGTTGATGCCGGAGTCAAATCAGTCTTTGAGCAGGCAATAGCAAAACTTAATTTTGAATTGGAATGTGTTGAGTTGCCATTAATGAGCGCGGCTTACGAGGCGGCCTTATCATTGATAAATGCCGAGGCCTGGAATGCTTATGGTGGTTTATTAAATACAGGCAGTATAGGTAATGATGTCAGTGCACGTTTGCTGGCGGCAAAGAACGTAACAAGTGAAGAGTTAGACGCGGCAAAACAAATAAGAAGTTCGTTTGACGAAGATGTGAATAGTGCGTTCAGAAATGTCGACTTCTTGATAATGCCAACACTGCCCAGTTTTCCGTTGAAGCTCGATGATGCGATAAGCGGAGCAGTTGATTTAAATATTAGCAGGCTTGTTAGGCCTTTTAACTTGTCAGGCCATCCCGCAATAACAATACCTATACAGCGTTCTGGTGGTCATCCGGTGTCTATACAACTTATAGCAAAAAAATGGAATGACGAAGAATTGTGTGAAGCAGCCAAAATAATAGATGGTGTCATTAACTAA
- a CDS encoding acyl-CoA dehydrogenase family protein has translation MSIAILDKSKWGGSEQFDNLLSDIRVRRNEFDEQRYISHDVVEKFKRIGIYRAFAPEQFGGDNKTPAEFLQAIEAISAADGSSGWVASFGMNPAYLAALPLGTIEKVWKDSPDVVFAGGIFPPQPAKKVDGGFIINGRWQFASGCMGATVLGVGILPDVEGGLPRMAVLQPDQVEIEKTWNVHGMVATGSFDLVVKDVFVPEEWTFVRGAAPVLDSPFFRYPSIAFASQVLSVTTLGLAREALDIIVAMSEVRKSVTGAPLIGDRVYAQIEMAKAEAKLRSSRAFFYEATEDAWAAVTAGGKPTPQQTSMIRLATTNLTRECAEVVQTAYRLAGMTSTYYDHPLSRIFRDSQMATQHAFMGEITYQNAGSMLFGHKPLPGYL, from the coding sequence ATGTCAATAGCAATATTAGATAAATCAAAATGGGGTGGTAGCGAGCAATTCGATAATTTGCTGAGTGATATACGGGTGCGCCGTAATGAATTTGATGAACAGCGTTATATTTCTCATGATGTTGTCGAAAAGTTTAAGAGAATCGGTATTTATCGTGCCTTTGCCCCTGAGCAATTTGGCGGTGATAACAAAACCCCCGCTGAGTTTTTGCAAGCGATAGAGGCCATCTCGGCAGCAGATGGTTCTTCAGGTTGGGTTGCCAGTTTTGGCATGAACCCTGCCTACTTAGCCGCCTTGCCCTTGGGAACGATTGAGAAGGTGTGGAAGGATAGTCCAGATGTTGTTTTTGCAGGTGGGATATTTCCTCCGCAACCGGCAAAGAAAGTTGATGGTGGGTTTATTATTAATGGCCGTTGGCAGTTTGCCAGTGGTTGTATGGGGGCCACAGTACTGGGTGTGGGTATTTTACCTGATGTCGAGGGTGGCTTACCTCGCATGGCCGTACTGCAACCTGACCAAGTTGAAATTGAAAAGACTTGGAATGTACATGGCATGGTTGCTACCGGTAGCTTTGACCTAGTGGTGAAAGATGTATTTGTGCCAGAAGAGTGGACCTTCGTGAGGGGGGCTGCGCCAGTTTTAGATTCCCCCTTTTTTCGTTATCCATCAATTGCTTTTGCTTCGCAGGTTTTATCAGTAACAACGTTGGGGCTTGCCAGAGAGGCCCTGGATATTATTGTGGCAATGTCAGAAGTCCGTAAGTCAGTAACGGGGGCTCCGTTAATAGGTGATCGCGTCTATGCGCAAATTGAAATGGCAAAGGCAGAGGCTAAGCTTCGATCATCCAGAGCTTTCTTTTACGAAGCAACGGAGGATGCTTGGGCTGCGGTTACTGCAGGGGGTAAGCCCACTCCTCAACAAACTAGCATGATTCGTTTGGCAACAACAAATTTAACCCGTGAATGTGCGGAGGTTGTTCAAACCGCCTATAGATTGGCTGGGATGACAAGTACTTATTATGATCATCCGTTATCACGCATTTTTCGAGATTCGCAAATGGCAACTCAGCACGCTTTTATGGGTGAGATAACCTACCAAAATGCGGGATCCATGCTGTTTGGGCATAAACCATTACCTGGTTATTTATAA
- a CDS encoding nuclear transport factor 2 family protein codes for MSVEKTINALEKRLTALESEKEVRECMNRYMYLCDDIGIDFPLEKLTQLFSEGAVWEGKGGRYSKSFGRCEGRDAIAQMFKKYTLPPAHFELNVHVLGNEVINVDADSATGSWVLVQPSSFTSGKSQLSCARITAKFIKNNERWLIDHFQTESLFSRPMSEPWDQPALLPVPD; via the coding sequence ATGTCTGTGGAAAAAACGATTAACGCTTTAGAAAAAAGGCTAACCGCACTTGAAAGTGAAAAAGAAGTAAGAGAGTGCATGAACCGATATATGTATCTTTGTGATGATATCGGTATCGATTTCCCATTAGAAAAGTTAACCCAACTGTTTTCAGAGGGTGCAGTGTGGGAGGGTAAAGGCGGCCGATACTCAAAAAGCTTTGGTCGATGTGAGGGACGAGATGCTATCGCACAAATGTTCAAAAAATATACCCTGCCACCTGCACACTTTGAATTGAATGTTCATGTGCTAGGCAATGAAGTCATTAATGTTGATGCTGATAGTGCAACTGGAAGTTGGGTGTTAGTACAGCCTTCCAGTTTTACCAGCGGAAAATCTCAACTGAGTTGTGCGCGCATAACCGCTAAATTTATAAAGAACAATGAGCGATGGCTGATAGATCATTTTCAAACTGAGAGTTTATTCAGTCGCCCCATGTCAGAGCCATGGGATCAGCCGGCACTATTACCTGTTCCAGATTAA
- a CDS encoding aromatic ring-hydroxylating oxygenase subunit alpha: protein MSADVIAKSTKTSAADLVLEDRVHKSLYSDPEIFEEELDKVFNNTWVWVAHESEIAEVGSYKTAKIGRQPVIISRDRKKNIHVLLNRCRHRGATVCEGNHGKTKAFTCPYHGWGYSLDGELRALPKPEEYEGILDKSKYSLESLRFETYQGMIFATFKDDIEPLEDFLGGAKKWIDLFMKQGGGYPVQVLGTHRFRFPGNWKIQLENTTDAYHFPIVHKSFISSVDEATQEVFDFLDGEGFVEDLGNGHSVMLMIPELKDLDEALDDPIPDRFKEFAESLKEEGCSEEEIKRMVKAVGGCGFNLNLFPNIACSMAFFRNLVPIGPAETEIHHIAIGGQGAPAAYNQERMRLHEHFQGPMGFGTPDDGEAWERVQAGSMAGTDGWIMVNRGMSKLRTSEDGNVQGAVCSETGMRAAYQQYKKQMSI, encoded by the coding sequence ATGAGCGCTGATGTAATTGCAAAATCGACAAAGACCAGTGCCGCTGATTTGGTGCTTGAAGATAGAGTGCATAAGTCTCTATATTCTGACCCAGAAATATTTGAGGAAGAGTTAGATAAAGTTTTTAATAATACTTGGGTGTGGGTTGCTCATGAGAGCGAGATTGCAGAAGTAGGTTCATACAAAACGGCAAAAATAGGTCGTCAGCCGGTTATTATTTCTCGTGATCGCAAAAAGAATATCCATGTTTTACTCAATCGCTGTCGTCACCGTGGCGCCACAGTATGTGAAGGAAATCATGGCAAAACTAAGGCTTTTACCTGTCCGTACCATGGTTGGGGTTACTCGTTAGACGGAGAGCTGCGTGCATTGCCTAAGCCAGAAGAATATGAAGGAATTTTAGATAAATCAAAATATAGTTTGGAAAGCTTACGCTTTGAAACTTATCAGGGAATGATATTTGCGACCTTCAAAGACGACATTGAGCCTTTAGAAGACTTTTTGGGCGGAGCAAAAAAATGGATAGATTTGTTCATGAAACAGGGGGGCGGCTACCCTGTACAAGTATTGGGCACCCATCGTTTCCGTTTTCCTGGTAACTGGAAGATTCAGTTAGAAAATACCACCGACGCTTACCATTTCCCTATTGTTCATAAGTCATTTATATCGTCTGTCGATGAGGCGACTCAAGAAGTATTTGATTTCTTGGATGGCGAAGGGTTTGTTGAAGATCTGGGTAATGGCCACAGTGTGATGCTGATGATTCCTGAGTTAAAAGATTTAGATGAAGCCTTAGATGATCCAATTCCTGATCGCTTTAAAGAATTCGCAGAGTCTTTGAAGGAAGAAGGTTGCAGTGAGGAAGAAATCAAGCGCATGGTTAAAGCCGTTGGCGGCTGTGGTTTTAATTTAAATCTATTTCCCAATATTGCTTGCTCAATGGCCTTTTTCAGAAACTTGGTACCTATTGGCCCAGCAGAAACTGAAATTCACCATATTGCGATTGGCGGCCAAGGCGCTCCAGCTGCTTATAACCAAGAGCGCATGCGTTTGCATGAACATTTCCAAGGCCCCATGGGTTTTGGTACGCCCGATGATGGTGAGGCGTGGGAGCGTGTACAAGCTGGTTCTATGGCAGGAACAGACGGTTGGATTATGGTTAACCGAGGTATGTCAAAATTGAGAACATCTGAAGATGGTAATGTACAAGGCGCTGTTTGTTCGGAGACAGGCATGCGTGCCGCTTATCAGCAATATAAAAAACAGATGTCTATCTAG
- a CDS encoding aromatic-ring-hydroxylating dioxygenase subunit beta yields the protein MNIDSQLITEVTHFINQESDMLDYKEYADWLKLWSETGLYIVPVDHSNTDYKNSLNIAYDDAEMRVMRTDRLLSGEAVSTQYAEKTVRTLSRIRVVGEEDGLINVRCAYCLYEHKKGKIRSFPANVEFKLRRLDDSFLIEQKVINILLSDQHLKTVSYIF from the coding sequence ATGAATATTGATAGCCAACTAATTACAGAAGTCACTCATTTTATTAATCAAGAGTCAGATATGCTTGATTACAAAGAGTACGCAGATTGGTTAAAACTTTGGTCTGAAACGGGGTTGTATATAGTGCCGGTTGATCACAGTAATACTGATTATAAAAATTCGCTGAATATAGCCTACGACGATGCAGAAATGCGCGTTATGCGTACGGATAGATTACTAAGTGGAGAAGCTGTTTCTACACAATATGCTGAAAAGACTGTTAGAACTCTGTCTCGAATTCGGGTTGTTGGTGAAGAGGATGGCTTGATAAATGTACGTTGTGCTTATTGTTTGTATGAACATAAGAAAGGAAAAATTAGAAGCTTTCCAGCCAATGTTGAATTCAAGTTACGTCGCTTGGATGATTCATTTTTGATTGAGCAAAAAGTTATTAATATATTGCTGTCAGATCAGCATCTTAAAACAGTCAGCTATATATTTTAG
- a CDS encoding SDR family NAD(P)-dependent oxidoreductase, with translation MSEVVLITGAGQGLGFAIAQGFYDAGYSVVLTDVDENLVAEAAKSIDDSRSRAIGFKLDVLKKDDFQQALDFVIDRFGRCDVLVNNAAMTPTTPVLDITAEEFDAVMSVNLRGTLFGCQVFAKHFSENGFGRIINMASLAGQMGGTASGAHYAASKAGIMTLTKVFARQFADQGVTVNAVAPGPVDVPSVRDKVPAEKLEHIINTMIPVKAMSSPGLIASMVVMLASEQSSTVTGACWDANGGIYMR, from the coding sequence ATGTCGGAAGTTGTTTTGATAACAGGGGCTGGGCAAGGGTTAGGATTTGCTATCGCTCAAGGTTTTTATGATGCGGGCTATAGTGTGGTATTGACTGATGTTGATGAGAATCTTGTCGCTGAGGCTGCAAAGTCAATTGACGACAGTCGCAGTCGCGCTATAGGATTTAAGCTAGATGTGCTAAAAAAAGATGACTTTCAACAAGCCCTAGATTTTGTAATTGACCGTTTTGGGCGCTGCGATGTGCTTGTTAATAATGCTGCGATGACGCCAACAACACCAGTTTTAGATATAACTGCGGAAGAGTTTGATGCGGTAATGAGCGTTAATCTCCGTGGTACATTATTTGGTTGCCAGGTGTTTGCTAAGCACTTTTCAGAAAATGGTTTTGGTCGAATTATTAATATGGCTTCATTGGCAGGTCAAATGGGTGGCACAGCATCGGGCGCTCATTATGCTGCATCGAAAGCTGGCATAATGACTTTAACAAAAGTGTTCGCTCGTCAGTTTGCTGATCAGGGCGTTACGGTAAATGCCGTTGCTCCAGGTCCAGTGGATGTGCCTTCGGTAAGAGATAAGGTACCAGCTGAAAAGCTTGAACATATAATCAATACCATGATCCCAGTTAAAGCGATGAGTAGCCCGGGATTAATTGCCAGTATGGTCGTTATGTTGGCGAGTGAGCAGTCTAGTACCGTGACCGGAGCTTGTTGGGATGCCAATGGTGGAATTTATATGCGCTGA
- a CDS encoding PDR/VanB family oxidoreductase codes for MTIKLIDVVITAREDQGAGIAVFELARPSGDELPRFDAGAHIDVHIGDNFIRQYSLSGNSENKNSYRLGVLNDPNSRGGSVKLYQEFKKGQLIKISEPRNHFPLDADAKKTILAGGGIGITPMISMAYTLKSQGKPFELHYCTRSKGAGAFERELLQQFPEQVIFHYDDDGGEQLFSPEKLFLPYDADLHIYVCGPTGFMDWVINNAKSFNYPSEQIHFEYFSADVDVTGDAFEVYCAVSDITVSVGEEDTIVKALAAAGVKVDVSCEEGVCGTCITDVLEGEPDHRDHFLTEEERSDNDQMALCCSRAKSKRLVIDL; via the coding sequence ATGACGATTAAATTAATTGATGTTGTGATTACTGCTAGGGAAGACCAAGGAGCGGGCATTGCCGTTTTTGAACTTGCGAGACCATCAGGGGATGAGCTGCCGAGGTTTGATGCGGGCGCTCATATCGATGTGCATATAGGCGACAATTTTATTAGGCAGTATTCTCTGAGTGGCAATTCAGAAAATAAAAACAGTTACCGTCTAGGTGTTTTAAATGATCCTAATTCTCGAGGTGGTTCTGTAAAGCTTTATCAAGAGTTTAAAAAAGGTCAATTAATAAAAATAAGTGAACCAAGAAATCACTTTCCTCTAGATGCTGATGCCAAAAAAACAATTTTGGCTGGCGGCGGTATTGGTATTACACCGATGATTTCGATGGCTTATACCTTAAAGTCACAGGGTAAACCCTTTGAACTTCATTATTGTACGCGTTCAAAAGGCGCAGGTGCTTTTGAGCGGGAGCTATTACAGCAGTTTCCAGAGCAAGTTATTTTCCATTATGACGACGATGGAGGTGAGCAATTATTCTCGCCAGAAAAACTGTTTCTTCCTTATGATGCCGATTTACATATTTACGTGTGTGGTCCAACCGGTTTCATGGACTGGGTTATAAATAATGCAAAATCATTTAATTATCCATCGGAGCAGATTCACTTCGAATATTTTAGTGCTGATGTCGATGTCACAGGTGATGCGTTTGAAGTTTACTGTGCAGTCAGCGACATCACTGTTTCTGTCGGTGAGGAAGATACGATTGTTAAAGCGCTAGCTGCAGCAGGAGTGAAAGTCGATGTTTCTTGTGAAGAAGGTGTTTGTGGTACCTGTATTACTGACGTTTTAGAGGGTGAACCGGACCATCGAGATCATTTTTTAACGGAAGAGGAAAGAAGCGATAACGATCAAATGGCGTTGTGTTGCTCTAGGGCGAAATCGAAGCGCCTAGTTATTGATCTTTAA
- a CDS encoding 2-hydroxymuconate tautomerase translates to MPLVNVQMMEGRTDDQKEALIKAVAEAVMESIGAPEENIRVLISEYPKKHWGIGSIPAHKAGR, encoded by the coding sequence ATGCCTTTAGTAAATGTACAAATGATGGAAGGTCGCACTGACGATCAAAAAGAAGCATTGATAAAAGCCGTTGCTGAAGCAGTAATGGAATCAATAGGTGCGCCTGAAGAAAATATTAGAGTCTTAATTTCGGAATATCCTAAAAAACATTGGGGTATAGGATCCATTCCTGCTCACAAGGCGGGTCGTTAA
- a CDS encoding flavin reductase — protein sequence MNTSEFDSKEFRPALGQFPTGVTVITTVDEKGESVGVTASSFNSVSMDPPLILWSVDKKAYSASIFESASNFVVSVLSRDQVSISNRFAGRGEDKFDGLDLPVGIGGCPLLEKCAAQFECEAWSVYEGGDHLIIVGKVIKYSHDQSKLPLVFSQGSYAVSMQHPESIKRNKVSAKPNDFLADYLPFLLHLAFTGSGAELYPQFMERYQVTPEEWRIFTLLESRGSSNLSDIADMLMQPTVFLASVTEKMTDKGYLKVEPTAVLTLTEKGLEMSQKLFALAKAHEKMTIASLSDSQCKELKSSLKSICGIK from the coding sequence ATGAATACTTCAGAGTTTGATAGTAAAGAATTTCGCCCTGCATTGGGTCAGTTCCCAACCGGCGTAACCGTTATAACCACAGTAGATGAAAAGGGTGAATCTGTTGGCGTTACAGCTAGCAGCTTTAATTCAGTTTCAATGGATCCTCCGCTTATTCTTTGGAGTGTCGATAAGAAAGCGTACAGCGCTTCTATTTTTGAAAGTGCCAGCAATTTTGTTGTTAGTGTGTTAAGTCGAGATCAGGTATCAATATCTAATCGTTTTGCTGGCCGAGGCGAGGATAAATTCGATGGTTTGGACTTGCCAGTCGGTATCGGTGGATGTCCTCTATTGGAAAAATGTGCTGCACAGTTTGAGTGTGAAGCATGGAGTGTTTATGAAGGTGGTGACCATCTTATTATTGTTGGTAAAGTTATTAAATACAGCCACGACCAGTCTAAATTGCCTTTAGTGTTTTCACAGGGGAGTTATGCGGTATCTATGCAGCACCCTGAATCAATAAAACGCAACAAGGTTAGTGCTAAACCTAATGATTTTCTGGCCGATTACTTGCCGTTTTTGTTGCATTTAGCTTTTACCGGATCTGGAGCTGAGCTATATCCACAGTTCATGGAGAGATATCAGGTAACGCCAGAAGAGTGGAGGATATTCACTTTATTGGAGTCTAGGGGTAGCAGTAACCTTTCGGATATTGCAGATATGTTGATGCAGCCTACGGTTTTTCTTGCTTCCGTGACAGAAAAGATGACGGATAAAGGTTATTTGAAAGTTGAACCTACTGCTGTTTTAACGCTTACCGAAAAGGGTTTAGAAATGAGCCAGAAATTGTTCGCGCTGGCTAAAGCGCATGAGAAGATGACGATTGCATCGCTGAGTGATTCGCAATGTAAGGAGTTAAAATCTTCACTAAAATCTATTTGCGGTATTAAATAA
- the pcaF gene encoding 3-oxoadipyl-CoA thiolase, which yields MIKHDVFICDSIRTPIGRYGGSLSSVRTDDLGAHAIRALLNRNKQLDPAGIDEIFFGCANQAGEDNRNVARMAGLLAGIPQSVPGVTLNRLCGSGMDAVGSAARSIIAGELGLVIAGGVESMSRAPFVMAKADTAFSRDSNLYDTTMGWRFINDKLHREYGTDTMPETAENVAEAFSISRMDQDLFALRSQQKAAQAIKAGRFQAEIEPVVIPQRKGDPIIVSVDEHPRETNLESLQSLKTPFRQSGTVTAGNASGVNDGAAAMLVANEISAAKNGLEPVARFITMATSGVEPRLMGIGPVTASLKALKNAGLSINDIDVIELNEAFASQGLAVLRELGVADDDERVNPNGGAIALGHPLGMSGARLVMTAARELSLTGGRFALCTMCIGVGQGIAIILERV from the coding sequence ATGATTAAGCATGACGTATTTATTTGTGACAGTATTCGTACCCCCATTGGGCGCTATGGTGGTTCGCTTTCTTCAGTCCGTACTGATGATTTAGGAGCTCACGCGATTCGTGCTTTATTAAATCGCAATAAACAACTAGATCCCGCTGGTATTGATGAGATATTTTTTGGCTGCGCCAATCAGGCCGGTGAAGATAATCGCAATGTGGCAAGAATGGCCGGCTTGTTAGCCGGTATTCCACAATCGGTTCCGGGTGTCACACTTAATCGTCTATGTGGTTCTGGCATGGATGCGGTGGGCAGCGCAGCCAGAAGCATTATAGCGGGTGAGTTGGGATTGGTGATTGCCGGAGGCGTAGAGTCGATGTCCAGAGCACCGTTTGTTATGGCCAAAGCTGACACCGCTTTCTCGCGTGATTCGAATTTATACGACACGACCATGGGGTGGCGATTTATCAACGACAAGCTACACCGTGAGTATGGCACCGATACCATGCCTGAAACGGCTGAGAATGTGGCTGAAGCTTTTTCTATTTCAAGAATGGATCAAGATTTATTTGCTTTACGCTCACAGCAAAAAGCAGCGCAGGCAATTAAGGCTGGCCGTTTTCAAGCAGAGATTGAGCCGGTCGTGATTCCACAGCGTAAAGGTGATCCTATCATTGTTAGCGTTGATGAGCATCCGCGCGAAACCAATCTGGAGAGTTTGCAGTCACTGAAAACACCTTTTCGTCAATCGGGCACAGTTACTGCCGGCAATGCATCGGGTGTGAATGATGGTGCGGCAGCCATGTTGGTCGCAAACGAAATATCAGCTGCTAAAAATGGTTTAGAGCCGGTTGCTCGATTTATTACCATGGCAACATCAGGTGTTGAGCCTAGATTGATGGGTATCGGGCCGGTAACGGCTTCATTGAAAGCGCTCAAAAATGCGGGCTTGAGTATAAATGATATTGACGTCATTGAGCTGAATGAAGCTTTTGCCAGTCAAGGTTTAGCCGTCTTAAGAGAGCTAGGCGTTGCAGACGACGATGAACGAGTTAACCCTAATGGTGGCGCGATAGCTTTGGGCCATCCTTTAGGTATGAGTGGCGCCCGATTAGTGATGACAGCGGCGCGAGAACTATCATTAACGGGTGGTCGTTTTGCGCTTTGCACAATGTGCATAGGCGTGGGGCAGGGCATCGCTATCATTTTGGAACGAGTATGA
- a CDS encoding 3-oxoacid CoA-transferase, which translates to MKEVSIISAQEAAEKVKSGDTLLVGGFGMTGNPVQLVHALAENTSIDNLTYVGNNVGEAGLGGGRLLRNGQLKKAIGSFFTSNREAVEAAQTGKIETELIPQGTLAEALRAAGAGIGGFYTPTSAGTVLAEHKDCKHLDGKDQVFQKAIHGDVAFIRAWTADTAGNLQYRLTERNFNPLMATAGKIVIAEVQNIVAEGELNPDQIHTPGCFVDYIVQAALTEEALGSSANVASSDKVVSPERMSMARAVLGELRRGDVVNLGIGIPTLVADLITPEHGIILHSENGMLGVGPEPKSGGAMDYPVNAGKIPVTALPGSSYFDSSESFGMIRGGHIDVAVMGGLEVDGHADLANWAVPGKPLLGVGGAMDLASGAKRLIVTMTHTDKKGRPKLVADCKLPLTAIASVDVIITELAVFHRDGNIWNLTQLMPGIELAEVSKKTTMPFKVSLNKVE; encoded by the coding sequence ATGAAAGAAGTCAGTATTATTTCTGCGCAGGAAGCTGCAGAAAAAGTTAAATCCGGTGATACATTATTGGTCGGCGGCTTTGGTATGACCGGTAACCCCGTGCAATTAGTTCATGCCTTGGCAGAGAACACATCGATTGATAATTTGACCTATGTCGGTAACAACGTCGGCGAAGCCGGTTTGGGTGGTGGTCGCTTGTTACGAAACGGGCAGCTAAAAAAAGCGATTGGTTCTTTTTTTACCAGTAATCGCGAAGCGGTAGAAGCTGCGCAAACGGGAAAGATAGAAACCGAGTTAATTCCACAGGGTACATTGGCAGAGGCTTTACGAGCGGCAGGTGCAGGTATAGGTGGTTTTTATACCCCGACCAGTGCGGGTACTGTGTTAGCCGAGCATAAAGACTGCAAGCATTTGGATGGAAAAGATCAGGTTTTTCAAAAAGCTATTCATGGTGATGTGGCATTTATTCGCGCCTGGACGGCGGATACTGCCGGTAACTTGCAGTATCGTTTAACCGAGCGCAATTTTAACCCCTTGATGGCAACGGCAGGAAAAATAGTCATTGCTGAGGTGCAAAACATTGTAGCCGAAGGCGAGTTAAATCCAGACCAAATTCATACGCCGGGTTGTTTTGTGGATTACATAGTGCAGGCGGCGTTAACGGAAGAGGCATTAGGCTCATCTGCCAATGTGGCCAGCAGTGATAAGGTGGTAAGCCCAGAGCGTATGAGCATGGCACGGGCAGTGTTGGGTGAATTACGGCGCGGCGATGTAGTGAACTTAGGGATAGGTATTCCAACCTTGGTTGCAGATCTTATTACACCCGAGCATGGCATTATTTTACATAGCGAAAACGGTATGTTGGGCGTAGGGCCTGAACCGAAAAGTGGTGGTGCTATGGATTACCCCGTAAATGCCGGGAAAATTCCGGTAACCGCTTTGCCTGGTAGCAGTTACTTCGATTCCTCTGAGTCGTTTGGAATGATTCGCGGTGGGCATATCGATGTTGCCGTTATGGGCGGATTAGAAGTTGATGGCCATGCTGACCTTGCTAACTGGGCAGTGCCGGGCAAACCCTTGCTTGGTGTTGGCGGTGCCATGGATTTAGCTAGTGGTGCAAAGCGTCTGATTGTTACTATGACCCATACCGATAAGAAAGGCCGACCAAAGTTGGTAGCTGACTGCAAGTTACCACTCACGGCAATTGCATCGGTAGATGTCATTATTACTGAGCTGGCTGTTTTTCATCGCGATGGAAATATTTGGAACCTAACTCAGTTAATGCCGGGTATTGAATTGGCAGAGGTCAGTAAAAAAACAACAATGCCATTTAAGGTTTCTCTCAATAAGGTTGAGTAA